Proteins encoded in a region of the Nicotiana tomentosiformis chromosome 9, ASM39032v3, whole genome shotgun sequence genome:
- the LOC104089661 gene encoding uncharacterized protein — MLRRPNLKKVEKIKTSWRDKEKPKMNPQIWHKVAAISGVAALGLGTYGAHVFKPKNPTYKEVWNTASLYHLVHTAALVSAPITKHPNIFGGLLTGGIIACETVRLSTLRV, encoded by the exons ATGCTACGACGACCGAACTTGAAGAAAGTTGAGAAGATCAAAACCAGTTGGCGTGacaaagaaaaaccaaaaatGAATCCTCAAATCTGGCACAAAGTTGCTGCTATTTCTG GTGTAGCTGCTCTTGGGTTAGGAACTTATGGAGCTCATGTCTTCAAGCCCAAAAATCCCACTTACAAAGAG GTGTGGAATACTGCATCACTGTACCATTTGGTTCACACTGCTGCCCTTGTTTCTGCTCCTATCACTAAACATCCAAACATT TTTGGAGGACTGCTAACTGGTGGAATTATCgcatgtgagacagtgagattgagtactctgagagtgtga